In Parasegetibacter sp. NRK P23, a single genomic region encodes these proteins:
- the pyk gene encoding pyruvate kinase, producing MSKHVEKYLHKQMDREAGKEHTIHRTKIVATVGPACDTYEKLLELVRAGVNVFRLNFSHGSHEDKAKIIEHIRNINKTEPYTIAILADLQGPKLRVGEIQGGAMEVKAGDVLTFTFEKCVGTMEKIYVSYPNLHQDVKIGNIILIDDGKIEVKVVEITPTNDVKVEVTLGGILSSKKGINLPDTKVSLPALTTKDLEDLEFILTQNVDWIALSFVRDVKDITSLKTRLTEAKSKAKVIAKIEKPEALRNIRDIIIESDAIMIARGDLGVEVPVEKVPMIQKDLIRKCIHRAKPVIVATQMMESMIDRVKPNRSEITDVANAVLEGADAVMLSGETATGQHPALVVSTMKKIIMEVEATEYNYNREDDLAPQPHSPSFLSDAICYNGCKIAKDVHADALIGMTQSGYTGFMLSSYRPKSPLYIFTKERTLVNQLSLSWGVRAFYYDEEESLDDIISDQIEILKERGFLKTGDVVINTGSTPVKMHLPTNVLKITKL from the coding sequence ATGTCAAAACACGTAGAAAAGTACCTGCACAAGCAGATGGACCGCGAAGCAGGAAAAGAGCACACCATCCACCGCACCAAAATCGTGGCAACAGTGGGCCCGGCCTGCGATACCTACGAAAAACTCCTTGAACTGGTGAGGGCAGGCGTGAATGTATTTCGCCTTAACTTCTCTCATGGTTCACATGAAGACAAAGCAAAGATCATTGAGCATATCCGCAACATCAATAAAACCGAACCTTACACCATCGCCATCCTGGCCGACCTGCAAGGGCCGAAACTCCGCGTGGGCGAAATCCAGGGCGGTGCCATGGAAGTGAAAGCCGGTGATGTACTCACTTTTACTTTCGAAAAATGTGTAGGCACCATGGAAAAAATCTATGTGTCCTACCCTAACCTCCACCAGGATGTGAAGATCGGTAACATCATCCTCATTGATGATGGTAAGATCGAAGTGAAAGTAGTTGAAATCACTCCTACCAACGATGTGAAAGTGGAAGTAACGCTGGGCGGTATCCTTTCTTCTAAAAAAGGCATCAACCTTCCCGATACAAAAGTTTCACTGCCCGCTCTCACGACCAAAGACCTGGAGGACCTCGAATTTATCCTTACACAAAATGTAGACTGGATCGCACTTTCCTTTGTTCGCGATGTGAAAGACATCACCAGCCTGAAGACCAGGCTCACGGAAGCGAAAAGCAAGGCCAAAGTGATCGCCAAAATCGAAAAGCCAGAAGCGCTTAGAAATATCCGCGACATCATCATCGAATCAGATGCCATCATGATCGCCCGCGGCGACCTGGGTGTGGAAGTACCCGTTGAAAAGGTGCCCATGATCCAGAAAGACCTGATCCGCAAATGTATCCACCGCGCCAAGCCCGTGATCGTGGCCACCCAGATGATGGAAAGCATGATCGACCGCGTGAAGCCCAACAGGAGTGAAATCACCGACGTGGCCAACGCCGTGCTGGAAGGCGCCGACGCGGTGATGCTATCCGGTGAAACCGCTACAGGTCAACACCCGGCACTTGTGGTAAGCACCATGAAGAAGATCATCATGGAAGTGGAAGCCACAGAATACAACTACAACAGGGAAGACGACCTGGCACCGCAGCCCCACTCCCCTTCTTTCCTCAGCGACGCCATCTGCTACAACGGTTGTAAAATCGCCAAAGATGTTCATGCTGATGCGTTGATTGGGATGACGCAGTCTGGTTATACGGGTTTCATGCTCTCCAGCTATCGTCCTAAATCACCATTGTACATCTTTACAAAAGAACGTACATTGGTGAACCAACTCAGTTTGAGCTGGGGTGTACGTGCCTTCTATTATGATGAAGAAGAAAGTCTGGATGATATCATCTCCGACCAGATCGAGATTTTGAAGGAACGCGGCTTCCTGAAAACAGGTGATGTGGTGATTAATACAGGTAGTACGCCGGTGAAGATGCATTTGCCGACAAACGTGTTGAAGATTACGAAGTTGTAG
- the pfkA gene encoding 6-phosphofructokinase, whose translation MEKKVTKIGVMTSGGDSPGMNAAVRAVVRTGLYHGMEVFGIMRGYAGLIENDIFPMHSKSVANIIQRGGTILKTARCKEFLEHEGRKKAYENLKKHGINGLVVIGGDGSFKGAQKFSNEFDIPCIGLPGTIDKDIAGTDFTIGFDTAVNTAVEAIDKIRDTADAHDRLFIIEVMGRDAGYIALHSGIATGAEHILIPEKKTDIDHLISSLQEKEKRQKLVNLVVVAEGDGFGGAEEVAKLVKEKLNADTRVCILGHIQRGGAPSCLDRLIASRMGYSAVECLMEGRHNVMVGIVNNKMSYTPLDKAVKAKQKIGDDWMKIVKILAS comes from the coding sequence ATGGAAAAGAAAGTGACCAAAATTGGCGTAATGACCTCCGGTGGCGATTCACCAGGCATGAACGCCGCGGTAAGGGCCGTAGTGCGTACCGGACTGTATCATGGAATGGAAGTATTCGGGATCATGAGAGGATATGCCGGTTTAATTGAAAATGATATTTTTCCCATGCACTCCAAAAGCGTGGCGAACATCATACAAAGGGGCGGAACCATCCTGAAGACCGCCCGCTGCAAAGAATTCCTGGAACACGAAGGGCGAAAAAAAGCCTACGAAAACCTCAAAAAGCACGGCATTAACGGATTGGTGGTAATTGGTGGTGACGGTTCTTTTAAAGGCGCCCAGAAGTTCTCCAATGAATTTGACATCCCCTGTATCGGACTTCCCGGTACCATTGATAAGGATATCGCCGGAACCGATTTTACGATCGGTTTCGATACTGCTGTAAACACGGCAGTGGAGGCCATCGATAAAATCCGTGATACCGCGGATGCACACGACCGCCTCTTCATCATCGAAGTAATGGGACGCGACGCAGGTTATATCGCCCTGCACAGCGGTATCGCCACAGGCGCGGAGCATATCCTGATTCCTGAAAAGAAAACGGATATCGACCACCTTATTTCTTCCCTCCAGGAAAAAGAAAAAAGGCAGAAACTGGTGAACCTGGTGGTAGTGGCTGAAGGTGATGGCTTCGGCGGCGCCGAAGAAGTGGCCAAACTCGTGAAGGAAAAACTGAACGCCGATACGCGTGTTTGTATCCTCGGACACATCCAGCGTGGTGGCGCACCCAGCTGCCTCGACAGGCTTATCGCGAGCAGAATGGGCTACTCCGCAGTAGAGTGCCTGATGGAAGGAAGGCACAACGTGATGGTGGGGATCGTTAACAACAAAATGAGCTACACCCCACTCGACAAGGCCGTGAAAGCCAAACAAAAGATCGGGGACGACTGGATGAAGATTGTAAAAATATTGGCATCCTAA
- a CDS encoding SDR family oxidoreductase: MQRKVLITGANGLLGQYLLQQFSAEDFDVVATGKGAARMRPASWTYVPLDITDAIAVTDLVLKERPDIIIHAAAITQVDQAEINPIECWNVNVTATRFLLDAAKAVNAYFLYVSTDFVFSGNDGPYDETALPDPVNYYGSSKLAAEKAVMDYPGEWCIVRTVLVLGNAIEGTRSTLASWVLNALKTHQPIKVVSDQLRTPTLVHDLARGILLAAQQKAQGIFHISGKDAASPYEIAVFIAKRHHLDQILITPVTEKEFTQPAKRPRETIFVIEKAKRELGYAPQSLWDFL; the protein is encoded by the coding sequence ATGCAAAGAAAAGTTTTGATTACCGGCGCGAACGGGCTTTTAGGGCAATACCTGTTGCAGCAATTCAGTGCGGAGGATTTTGACGTGGTGGCCACAGGAAAAGGCGCCGCAAGGATGCGTCCTGCCAGCTGGACCTACGTTCCGCTCGATATAACGGATGCTATTGCCGTTACAGATCTGGTGCTGAAAGAAAGGCCGGACATTATTATACACGCCGCCGCTATTACGCAGGTGGACCAGGCGGAAATAAACCCGATTGAATGCTGGAACGTAAATGTAACCGCCACACGCTTCCTGCTGGACGCCGCAAAAGCCGTAAATGCTTATTTCCTGTATGTTTCTACCGATTTTGTATTCAGCGGCAACGATGGACCTTATGATGAAACAGCATTGCCTGATCCCGTAAATTATTACGGCAGCAGTAAACTGGCTGCGGAGAAAGCCGTAATGGATTATCCAGGTGAATGGTGCATTGTAAGAACGGTGCTCGTACTCGGAAACGCGATCGAGGGCACACGGAGTACGCTCGCATCGTGGGTACTGAATGCGCTAAAAACGCATCAACCCATCAAAGTCGTGTCCGACCAGCTCAGAACACCCACTTTGGTGCATGATCTGGCAAGGGGAATCCTGCTCGCCGCACAACAAAAAGCACAGGGTATTTTCCATATTTCCGGTAAAGATGCAGCCTCGCCTTATGAAATAGCCGTTTTTATCGCGAAGCGGCATCACCTTGATCAAATCCTTATTACGCCTGTTACGGAAAAGGAGTTCACACAACCCGCAAAGCGCCCGCGGGAAACAATTTTCGTAATAGAAAAAGCGAAGCGCGAACTGGGGTATGCCCCACAAAGTTTATGGGATTTTCTCTAA
- a CDS encoding phage tail sheath C-terminal domain-containing protein — protein MPPDYKTPGVYIEETPYFPPGINAVPTAVPAYVGYTMKAVDRDGADLTGIPTRISSLVEFETMFGSAAPEMNLQLTVTTRPRQMIRGAGEVHVSFNGKPNNHLLYYALQLYFMNGGGACYVVSAGSFSTGNEPIELDNMLLALHALESVDAPALILFPEAQRMEEAAHYALIDQALALCARLRDRFCIVDLHETGEGAASDAPSIARNFREGIGAVSLKFGAAYFPNLITSVQYIYDETSVMVTISQKGKTHRQPMHAFREKDPVLYKKMKLALARFPLVLPPSAAVAGAYAATDAHRGVWKAPANVALKGVTGLTMQLSADMRDLFNVDADEGKSINCISAFTGKGILVWGARTLAGNDNEWRYIPVVRLCMMVEESCTKALQQFVFEPNDANTWLKVKGMVENFLSGLWRQGALMGAKPEQAYFVQCGLHQTMTAQDILEGKMIIQIGLAAVRPAEFIIFRITSTMQPS, from the coding sequence ATGCCACCCGATTACAAAACGCCAGGTGTGTATATTGAAGAAACACCCTACTTCCCGCCGGGTATAAACGCCGTACCCACAGCGGTTCCCGCTTATGTAGGTTATACTATGAAAGCCGTTGACAGGGACGGCGCCGATCTTACAGGCATCCCCACACGAATCAGCTCGCTGGTTGAATTTGAAACGATGTTTGGCAGCGCGGCTCCCGAAATGAACCTTCAGCTCACAGTTACAACACGACCCCGGCAAATGATACGAGGGGCAGGTGAAGTGCATGTAAGTTTTAACGGGAAGCCGAACAATCACCTGCTGTATTACGCGCTGCAATTGTATTTCATGAATGGAGGAGGCGCATGTTATGTGGTTTCCGCCGGTAGTTTCAGCACGGGCAATGAGCCGATTGAACTGGATAATATGCTTTTGGCCCTTCATGCACTGGAAAGTGTGGATGCGCCAGCTTTGATTCTTTTCCCCGAAGCGCAGCGGATGGAAGAAGCAGCGCACTACGCGCTCATCGATCAGGCACTGGCGCTGTGCGCCAGGTTACGCGACCGTTTTTGTATTGTTGACCTGCATGAAACAGGCGAGGGGGCTGCTTCAGATGCACCGTCAATTGCCAGAAACTTCCGGGAAGGAATCGGGGCGGTATCGCTCAAATTCGGCGCAGCCTATTTCCCCAATCTGATCACCTCGGTGCAATACATTTACGACGAAACGAGCGTGATGGTCACTATTTCGCAGAAAGGGAAAACGCATCGTCAGCCAATGCATGCATTCCGGGAAAAGGATCCTGTTCTCTACAAAAAAATGAAATTGGCGCTTGCGCGGTTCCCTCTAGTGTTGCCCCCATCGGCCGCCGTTGCCGGTGCTTACGCCGCAACCGATGCCCATCGTGGCGTTTGGAAAGCGCCGGCCAATGTGGCGTTAAAAGGTGTAACCGGGCTTACCATGCAGTTGAGCGCTGACATGCGCGACCTGTTTAATGTTGATGCAGACGAAGGAAAATCCATCAATTGTATCAGCGCATTCACCGGAAAAGGTATATTGGTATGGGGTGCGAGAACACTGGCCGGGAACGACAATGAATGGCGCTATATTCCGGTTGTGCGTTTGTGCATGATGGTGGAAGAAAGTTGTACCAAAGCATTACAGCAATTCGTATTTGAACCGAATGATGCCAATACCTGGTTGAAAGTGAAAGGTATGGTCGAAAATTTTCTTTCTGGTCTATGGAGACAAGGCGCCTTGATGGGCGCAAAACCAGAACAGGCTTATTTTGTGCAATGCGGCCTGCACCAAACCATGACCGCGCAGGACATCCTGGAAGGGAAAATGATTATCCAAATTGGCCTTGCAGCAGTGCGACCCGCGGAATTTATAATTTTCCGGATTACCAGCACGATGCAGCCTTCCTGA
- a CDS encoding arginase, which translates to MKNIKLIEVPSEIGAGTRGASLGVDAIKIAALDFMSNFFVHFPSEKIPHENKLLFEPIESPYAKRINGLLTMYERVSKAVSETISNNFFPVVLSGDHSIAGATMAGIRIAKPKSKLGVIWIDAHADLHTPYTTPSGNLHGMPLAVALDEDNEDCKHNKLDDTTADAWNKLKRFGKIHPKVMPEDLVFISLRDYEKEEKYLIEKHGIKVITTNEVRRKGPESIVRSVLRYLSSCTDIYVSFDVDCLDASISRGTGTPVGNGLREREAEDLVSKFMQNRKICCFEVTEVNPTLDRENLMAEIAFNILQRSVNVLMVN; encoded by the coding sequence ATGAAGAACATCAAACTGATAGAAGTGCCCTCCGAAATCGGAGCCGGTACCAGAGGAGCGAGCCTGGGGGTGGATGCCATTAAGATCGCCGCATTGGATTTCATGAGTAATTTTTTCGTGCATTTTCCTTCGGAAAAGATTCCGCATGAAAATAAATTATTATTTGAACCTATTGAAAGTCCGTACGCGAAACGCATCAACGGGCTGCTCACCATGTACGAAAGGGTGAGTAAAGCCGTAAGCGAAACCATTTCCAATAATTTTTTCCCGGTGGTCCTCAGTGGCGATCACAGCATTGCCGGGGCCACGATGGCGGGTATCCGCATTGCGAAGCCCAAGTCTAAACTCGGGGTGATCTGGATCGATGCCCATGCCGATCTGCACACACCTTATACAACACCTTCCGGGAACCTGCATGGCATGCCATTGGCCGTTGCGTTGGATGAGGACAATGAAGACTGCAAACACAACAAGCTGGACGATACCACAGCCGATGCCTGGAACAAACTGAAACGTTTTGGCAAGATTCATCCAAAGGTAATGCCGGAAGACCTGGTATTCATTTCCCTGCGCGACTATGAAAAGGAAGAAAAATACCTGATTGAAAAACACGGCATCAAGGTGATCACCACCAATGAAGTGCGGAGAAAAGGGCCGGAAAGTATTGTCCGTTCTGTACTGCGTTACCTCAGTTCCTGCACGGATATTTATGTGAGCTTTGATGTGGATTGTTTAGACGCATCCATCTCCCGCGGAACGGGAACACCGGTTGGCAATGGGTTGCGCGAGCGCGAAGCCGAAGACCTGGTATCGAAATTTATGCAGAACCGGAAGATATGTTGCTTTGAAGTAACGGAAGTGAATCCGACATTGGACAGGGAAAACCTGATGGCGGAAATCGCGTTCAACATTCTGCAACGCAGTGTGAATGTGCTGATGGTGAACTGA